One part of the Fibrobacter sp. UWR4 genome encodes these proteins:
- a CDS encoding succinate dehydrogenase/fumarate reductase iron-sulfur subunit translates to MSHGNMNLTLKIWRQKDSKTKGQFETVKISDISPDMSFLEMLDIVNEEQMKQGKEGFAFDHDCREGICGMCSLVINGMPHGPDHGITTCQLHMRKFKDGDTIVIEPWRAAAFPVIRDCAVDRSAFDRIIAAGGYVSVNTGAAPEASVIPVPKADADRAFDAAACVGCGACVAACKNASAMLFVSAKVSHLSFLPQGKVEAKKRVLAMVAQMDKEGFGNCTNLYECQAACPKGITVDYIAKMNREYLMATATYAEKVYGKD, encoded by the coding sequence ATGAGCCACGGCAATATGAATTTGACTTTGAAGATTTGGCGTCAGAAGGACTCCAAGACCAAGGGACAGTTCGAAACTGTCAAGATCAGCGACATTTCTCCCGACATGTCCTTCCTGGAAATGTTGGACATTGTCAACGAAGAACAGATGAAGCAGGGCAAGGAAGGCTTTGCATTCGACCACGACTGCCGCGAAGGCATTTGCGGTATGTGCTCTCTGGTCATCAACGGTATGCCCCATGGTCCCGACCACGGCATCACCACTTGCCAGCTGCACATGCGTAAGTTCAAGGATGGCGATACCATCGTGATCGAACCTTGGCGCGCTGCCGCATTCCCGGTTATCCGTGACTGCGCTGTGGACCGTTCCGCTTTCGACCGCATCATCGCTGCTGGCGGCTACGTTTCCGTCAACACCGGTGCCGCTCCCGAAGCTTCCGTGATCCCCGTTCCCAAGGCTGATGCAGACCGCGCCTTCGACGCTGCTGCTTGCGTTGGTTGCGGTGCTTGCGTTGCTGCATGTAAGAACGCTTCCGCTATGCTCTTCGTCTCTGCTAAGGTTTCTCACCTCAGCTTCTTGCCCCAGGGCAAGGTCGAAGCCAAGAAGCGCGTGCTCGCAATGGTCGCTCAGATGGACAAGGAAGGCTTTGGTAACTGCACCAACCTTTACGAATGCCAGGCTGCTTGCCCGAAGGGTATCACCGTGGATTACATCGCCAAGATGAACCGCGAATACCTCATGGCAACCGCTACCTACGCTGAAAAGGTGTACGGCAAGGACTAA
- a CDS encoding fumarate reductase/succinate dehydrogenase flavoprotein subunit gives MILDSKIPGGSISEKWTKHKFELKLVNPANKRKFTVLVVGTGLAGASAAASLAELGYNVKSFCIQDSPRRAHSIAAQGGINAAKSYKNDGDSVYRLFYDTVKGGDFRAREANVHRLAENSNLIIDQCVAQGVPFGREYGGLLDNRSFGGTQVSRTFYARGQTGQQLLLGAYQALMRQVAAGKVELLPRREMMDLVVVDGKARGIIVRNLVTGELESHVGDAVCLCTGGYGNVYYLSTNAQGSNVTAAFRAYKKGAAFANPCYTQIHPTCLPRHGDLQSKLTLMSESLRNDGRIWVPRKAGDTRSPDQIPEEDRYYYLEEKYPSFGNLVPRDVASRNAKQVCDAGLGVGNTKLAVYLDFADAIKRMGVAGVSAKYGNLFQMYEKIVDEDPYKVPMRIFPAIHYTMGGLWVDYDLMSTIPGCFVLGEANFSDHGANRLGASALMQGLSDGYFVIPFTIGGYFAGTKLEKVSASDPAFEDCKKQTAEKIQKLLSIKGHRTVNDIHRQLGNIMWEYVGMARNKAGLEKALQEIPALREEFYQNVNVVGSEGSFNQNLERAGRLADFLEFAEVLTLDALHREESCGGHFREESQTEEGEAKRDDENFCYVGAWEFKGDNVKPELHKEPLTFDNVHLVTRSYK, from the coding sequence ATGATTCTCGATTCTAAAATTCCTGGTGGTTCCATTTCCGAAAAGTGGACCAAGCATAAGTTTGAATTGAAGCTCGTGAACCCGGCTAACAAGCGTAAGTTCACCGTTCTCGTGGTGGGTACCGGTCTTGCTGGTGCTTCCGCTGCAGCTTCTCTCGCAGAACTGGGCTACAATGTGAAGTCCTTCTGCATTCAGGACTCTCCCCGTCGTGCTCACTCCATTGCTGCCCAGGGTGGTATCAATGCTGCTAAGAGCTATAAGAACGATGGTGACTCCGTCTATCGTCTTTTCTACGATACCGTTAAGGGCGGTGACTTCCGCGCTCGTGAAGCCAACGTTCATCGTCTCGCCGAAAACTCCAACTTGATCATCGACCAGTGCGTCGCTCAGGGTGTTCCTTTCGGCCGTGAATACGGTGGCCTCCTGGACAACCGTTCCTTCGGTGGTACCCAGGTTTCCCGTACCTTCTACGCTCGCGGTCAGACCGGTCAGCAGCTCCTCCTCGGTGCATACCAGGCTCTCATGCGCCAGGTTGCAGCAGGCAAGGTTGAACTGCTTCCTCGCCGCGAAATGATGGACCTGGTCGTTGTCGACGGCAAGGCTCGCGGTATTATCGTTCGTAACCTCGTTACTGGCGAACTGGAAAGCCACGTCGGCGACGCAGTCTGCCTTTGCACCGGTGGTTACGGTAACGTTTACTACCTGTCCACCAACGCACAGGGTTCCAACGTCACTGCCGCTTTCCGCGCATACAAGAAGGGTGCTGCATTTGCTAACCCCTGCTACACTCAGATTCACCCGACTTGCTTGCCCCGTCATGGAGACCTGCAGTCCAAGCTGACTCTGATGTCTGAATCTCTCCGTAACGATGGTCGTATCTGGGTTCCCCGCAAGGCTGGCGATACCCGTTCTCCGGACCAGATCCCCGAAGAAGATCGTTACTACTACTTGGAAGAAAAGTACCCCAGCTTCGGTAACCTCGTTCCTCGTGACGTGGCTTCCCGTAATGCTAAGCAGGTTTGCGACGCTGGTCTCGGCGTTGGCAACACCAAGCTGGCTGTGTACCTGGACTTTGCAGATGCTATCAAGCGCATGGGCGTTGCTGGCGTTTCTGCTAAGTACGGCAACCTCTTCCAGATGTACGAAAAGATCGTTGACGAAGACCCGTACAAGGTTCCGATGCGCATCTTCCCGGCAATCCACTACACCATGGGTGGTCTGTGGGTTGACTACGATTTGATGTCCACCATCCCGGGCTGCTTCGTCCTCGGTGAAGCAAACTTCTCTGACCACGGTGCTAACCGTCTCGGTGCTTCTGCTTTGATGCAGGGCCTATCCGATGGTTACTTCGTGATCCCGTTCACCATCGGTGGCTACTTCGCAGGCACCAAGCTGGAAAAGGTCTCCGCATCTGATCCTGCTTTCGAAGACTGCAAGAAGCAGACTGCTGAAAAGATCCAGAAGCTCCTTTCCATCAAGGGTCACCGCACTGTTAACGATATCCATCGTCAGCTCGGTAACATCATGTGGGAATACGTTGGCATGGCCCGTAACAAGGCTGGCCTCGAAAAGGCTCTCCAGGAAATCCCCGCACTCCGCGAAGAATTCTACCAGAATGTCAACGTCGTCGGTTCCGAAGGTTCCTTCAACCAGAACCTGGAACGTGCCGGCCGTCTGGCTGACTTCCTTGAATTCGCAGAAGTCCTCACCCTCGACGCCCTCCACCGTGAAGAATCTTGCGGCGGTCACTTCCGTGAAGAAAGCCAGACCGAAGAAGGCGAAGCAAAACGTGACGACGAAAACTTCTGCTACGTCGGTGCTTGGGAATTCAAGGGCGACAATGTTAAGCCCGAACTCCACAAAGAACCTCTTACCTTTGATAACGTCCACCTCGTTACTAGGAGCTACAAATAA
- a CDS encoding succinate dehydrogenase cytochrome b subunit: MQWIIKYLTSSIGKKQIMGCTGAFLVLFVTGHMCGNFQLLNFNQEAAQASYNAYTEFLTGFNPLHFPVKLIYLVELVLVAAFATHIGLAIKLKLENKAARGNVGYEVNARKGNKSFATFTMIWSGLIIVGFLIQHLTTLKFGEHYLYVNEAGEIVRDMWLTTIDMFANPIWTVFYLVALFSVGLHLFHAIASAFQTLGLAHQKWTPVIDKFGIVYSAVIALCFAAQAAFSCYIAHQPETEALRAKSHEIQKQLEQKKAAAETKTSFVVGDVIISTNV, encoded by the coding sequence ATGCAATGGATCATTAAGTATCTTACTTCTTCCATTGGTAAGAAGCAGATCATGGGATGCACCGGTGCGTTCCTCGTTCTGTTCGTTACCGGCCACATGTGTGGTAACTTCCAGCTTCTGAACTTCAACCAGGAAGCGGCTCAGGCATCCTACAATGCTTACACCGAATTCCTGACTGGTTTCAATCCGCTTCACTTCCCCGTAAAGCTGATTTACCTCGTTGAACTCGTTCTCGTTGCTGCATTTGCTACTCACATCGGTCTTGCTATCAAGCTGAAGCTCGAAAACAAGGCTGCTCGTGGTAACGTCGGTTACGAAGTGAACGCTCGCAAGGGTAACAAGTCCTTCGCTACTTTCACCATGATCTGGTCCGGCCTCATCATCGTTGGCTTCCTCATCCAGCACCTCACCACCCTCAAGTTTGGTGAACATTACCTCTATGTGAACGAAGCTGGTGAAATTGTCCGCGACATGTGGCTCACCACTATCGACATGTTTGCAAACCCGATCTGGACTGTGTTCTATCTGGTTGCACTGTTCTCTGTTGGTCTGCACCTCTTCCACGCTATCGCTTCTGCTTTCCAGACCCTCGGTCTCGCTCATCAGAAGTGGACTCCGGTGATCGACAAGTTCGGTATCGTCTATAGCGCTGTGATCGCTCTGTGCTTCGCTGCTCAGGCTGCTTTCTCCTGCTATATCGCACACCAGCCGGAAACTGAAGCTCTTCGTGCAAAGTCTCACGAAATCCAGAAGCAGCTGGAACAGAAGAAGGCTGCCGCTGAAACCAAGACTTCCTTTGTTGTCGGCGACGTCATCATTTCCACCAACGTTTAA
- the ndk gene encoding nucleoside-diphosphate kinase, whose amino-acid sequence MEMTFAMIKPNAVKSGLVGQIIARYEAAGLSVCAIKMHQMTKKDARGFYAEHVKKPFFPELEAYMTKGPSVMLALGGENAIAKVRAINGATNPAKAEPGTLRYDFAPSMTENVVHSSDSPKSAKRELDFWFDKKARYAYEAASKKACCIL is encoded by the coding sequence ATGGAAATGACATTCGCTATGATCAAGCCCAACGCCGTAAAGTCCGGCTTGGTAGGTCAGATTATTGCCCGTTACGAAGCTGCAGGCCTCTCCGTCTGCGCTATCAAGATGCACCAGATGACTAAGAAGGACGCTCGCGGCTTCTACGCAGAACACGTGAAGAAGCCCTTCTTCCCGGAACTGGAAGCCTATATGACCAAGGGTCCGTCCGTGATGCTCGCTCTGGGCGGCGAAAATGCTATTGCCAAGGTTCGCGCTATTAACGGTGCTACCAATCCGGCTAAGGCAGAACCGGGTACCCTCCGCTACGATTTTGCACCTTCCATGACCGAAAACGTGGTTCACAGCTCCGATAGCCCCAAGAGCGCAAAGCGTGAACTGGACTTCTGGTTCGACAAGAAGGCTCGCTATGCTTACGAAGCTGCAAGCAAGAAGGCTTGCTGCATCCTCTAA
- a CDS encoding tol-pal system YbgF family protein yields MKARLIALAASVFCVSLTGCNGVGPKETLIAKINDDSVYKEDVLYMLDGGRYDHDSLPLGKMLYDRFYSGYLIAEKALAEYPGLEKEWKELSEALEIRWLTTVYRDYYLGECMGFADAELRKYYESNRENYPNADSITGFYGVRNDVARDYYVLKNKDDFEAFLKKELKLNKEPSAKDTAEAKRRYSLVRAKEMKESIAANILENEHYKIVELPPIDPKAYYEKYKDQYKTVPGYELYDLQGSDSVALTKVLPENADLQTFKSVAVKNSANKLIAADSGYVGVVKQNYAIPYGIGMMNELDPILVGKSAGFITPALRSADGNFHRFYLAATVPSEVKPYERVAPAILKSIENRELLDVDSSVVLITKDGKPVFTEADLIRFNEQFVKRPLTKRSHDWTVNMLAEHYAFSDAARRLKLDHEWEYRAIFRSARLEFLTERYMDSVVVNVSEDSARIWFDKNLAAANPLTKFDEVKYRMMAMASFPQVLSLRDYYRGYAVMYRGQSFNKVLLNLFDRHFGEYRSAMKNRLAAEAYNNARIHLYDSSIPEYKPTSYLQALLSRADSLNKAGNKDDAYLEYRSLLFAYGSVDSLASMAMYEMADLRNDQGRFDEADADYYAFYKIFPQHPNAEKAMFSRGFILNENMGKDSLALEVLTEFVNRYPNSEFKESANWLIDNIRSGGKLQEELSKKIEETP; encoded by the coding sequence ATGAAAGCTCGCCTGATTGCACTGGCTGCTAGTGTGTTTTGCGTTTCTCTGACGGGTTGTAATGGGGTCGGTCCTAAGGAAACCCTCATTGCTAAAATCAATGATGATTCTGTCTACAAGGAAGATGTCCTGTATATGCTGGATGGTGGTCGCTATGACCACGATTCCCTGCCTTTAGGAAAGATGCTGTATGACCGCTTCTATTCAGGCTACCTCATTGCAGAAAAAGCTTTGGCTGAATACCCTGGTCTGGAAAAGGAATGGAAGGAACTGAGCGAAGCGCTTGAAATCCGATGGCTCACTACTGTCTATCGTGATTATTACCTAGGGGAGTGCATGGGCTTTGCCGATGCAGAACTGCGTAAGTACTACGAAAGTAACAGGGAGAACTATCCCAATGCGGATTCCATTACGGGCTTTTATGGTGTCCGTAATGATGTGGCCAGAGATTACTATGTGCTGAAAAATAAGGACGATTTTGAAGCCTTCCTGAAGAAGGAATTGAAATTGAACAAGGAACCTTCTGCAAAGGATACTGCAGAAGCCAAGAGACGGTATTCGCTTGTTCGTGCCAAGGAAATGAAGGAAAGTATCGCAGCCAACATTCTGGAAAACGAACATTACAAGATTGTAGAATTGCCTCCTATCGATCCCAAGGCTTACTACGAGAAGTACAAGGATCAGTATAAGACCGTTCCCGGTTATGAACTTTATGACTTGCAGGGAAGTGATTCTGTAGCCCTTACTAAAGTATTGCCGGAAAACGCAGACCTTCAGACTTTCAAGAGTGTTGCTGTAAAGAATAGCGCCAATAAGCTGATTGCAGCTGATAGCGGCTACGTAGGCGTTGTGAAACAGAATTACGCAATACCTTATGGCATCGGAATGATGAATGAACTGGATCCCATCCTGGTGGGGAAGTCCGCAGGCTTTATTACTCCTGCACTTCGCAGTGCCGATGGTAACTTCCACCGTTTCTATTTGGCCGCTACAGTTCCATCCGAAGTAAAACCTTATGAACGCGTGGCTCCCGCAATCCTGAAGTCCATTGAAAATAGGGAATTGCTGGATGTGGACTCTTCTGTGGTGCTGATTACCAAGGATGGCAAACCTGTATTTACGGAAGCTGACTTGATTCGATTCAACGAACAGTTCGTGAAGCGCCCGCTGACAAAGCGTAGTCATGACTGGACTGTAAACATGCTTGCGGAGCATTACGCTTTCTCTGATGCCGCAAGACGTCTTAAGCTGGATCATGAATGGGAGTATCGCGCAATCTTTCGTAGCGCCCGACTGGAATTCCTGACGGAACGTTATATGGATAGCGTTGTAGTGAATGTGTCCGAAGACTCCGCAAGAATTTGGTTCGATAAAAACCTGGCTGCAGCAAATCCCTTGACTAAGTTTGACGAAGTGAAGTATCGTATGATGGCGATGGCTTCTTTCCCGCAGGTCCTTTCCCTCCGTGATTACTACAGAGGCTATGCAGTGATGTATAGAGGGCAGAGTTTCAACAAGGTCCTCTTGAATTTGTTTGATCGCCATTTTGGAGAATACCGTTCCGCCATGAAGAATCGTCTGGCTGCAGAAGCTTACAACAATGCCCGCATCCATCTGTACGATTCCTCGATTCCCGAATACAAGCCGACCTCCTATCTGCAGGCTCTGCTGTCTCGCGCGGATTCTCTCAATAAGGCAGGCAATAAGGATGATGCCTACCTGGAGTACCGCTCCTTGCTGTTTGCCTATGGCAGTGTGGATTCCCTGGCTAGCATGGCCATGTACGAGATGGCTGATCTTCGCAATGACCAGGGCCGTTTTGATGAAGCGGATGCGGATTACTATGCGTTCTACAAGATCTTCCCCCAGCATCCCAATGCAGAAAAGGCCATGTTCAGTCGTGGCTTTATCCTGAACGAAAATATGGGCAAGGATAGTCTGGCTCTGGAAGTCCTTACCGAATTCGTGAATCGTTATCCCAATAGCGAATTTAAGGAATCCGCAAACTGGTTGATCGATAACATCAGAAGCGGTGGTAAGTTGCAGGAAGAACTCAGTAAGAAAATTGAGGAAACTCCCTAA
- a CDS encoding outer membrane protein has product MKKILFALLAFAAFSFAAEKVYLAPISLVGMHGDYALVSSKLMKAYIEDDGRFVLVVGNEQDSVTVDDQAAVREKAIAKGCSKYILAEFTRLGDNVLMSFKLYKVDSDAPIWDDRLKAANPDDFDPIIQRVARNIGTKRKATMDDDIYSVTQKETEDITRKSVSTYLGVSLGGLFAMQPDVDALAGISVYLHFDFGYLLAGLDGSYYGLDNSLEMGSINLSAYYPFGSRALTPYVGGGLGIGFTTYDSDIEGVKYASVDDRAGLSGFLGGGLLINRNSKLLLNLNARYVLNFYKTRNLEWRKADNGSKELVAKDHAINGFLISFGIARGF; this is encoded by the coding sequence ATGAAAAAGATTCTTTTTGCTCTGCTTGCTTTTGCAGCATTTTCTTTTGCTGCTGAAAAGGTTTATCTTGCTCCCATTAGCTTAGTGGGGATGCATGGCGATTATGCCTTGGTATCTTCAAAGCTTATGAAGGCATACATTGAAGATGATGGCCGTTTTGTTCTCGTTGTGGGTAATGAACAGGATTCCGTAACGGTGGATGACCAGGCTGCAGTCCGTGAAAAGGCCATTGCCAAGGGCTGTTCCAAGTATATCCTTGCCGAATTTACTCGCCTCGGTGACAACGTCCTGATGTCCTTCAAACTGTATAAAGTCGATTCCGACGCACCTATCTGGGATGACCGTTTGAAGGCTGCCAATCCGGATGACTTCGATCCGATTATCCAGCGTGTTGCCCGCAATATCGGTACCAAGCGCAAGGCTACTATGGATGATGACATCTATTCCGTAACCCAGAAGGAAACTGAGGATATTACTCGCAAATCCGTTTCTACCTATTTGGGCGTTTCCTTGGGTGGTCTCTTTGCAATGCAGCCTGACGTGGATGCTCTTGCAGGTATTTCCGTATATTTGCATTTCGACTTTGGCTATTTGCTGGCGGGTCTCGATGGCTCTTATTACGGGTTGGATAATTCTCTGGAAATGGGCTCCATTAACTTATCTGCATACTATCCATTTGGTTCCAGGGCTCTTACTCCTTACGTAGGTGGTGGTCTGGGCATTGGTTTTACTACCTATGATTCTGATATTGAAGGTGTCAAATATGCTTCTGTAGACGACCGTGCTGGCCTTAGCGGCTTCTTGGGTGGAGGTCTCCTGATTAACCGCAACAGCAAGCTTCTCTTGAACTTGAACGCTCGTTATGTCCTGAATTTCTATAAGACCAGAAATTTGGAATGGCGCAAGGCCGACAACGGTTCTAAGGAGTTGGTTGCCAAGGATCACGCTATTAACGGCTTCCTGATTAGCTTCGGTATCGCACGAGGATTCTAA
- a CDS encoding outer membrane protein assembly factor, with translation MKKLIFLVFALVLMVFAEEPDKNPWYVHISGNKVFSSYQIEEQLDTPAKFGQMDTTKQDFIMRLSMENVRALYYTMGYFSSEITLDIQRDFISSNVVQRGYYIYIRDGERYRFGGVEVKVPEDSRVELDTTGLNTAQDRYYSHEEIAEDLQTLQNAFRAEGYLHAYVSSTEYIDTTSRKIRVEFSVDAGPKVMMGGVISETRRTTGPGNKDSVSDAGLTDTAWLSSLWRIKPGEVIDGNQYNSFKSKLFSTQLFTQIKLTDSLRADGLSDVHVKVTERVPGDTRYGFFYEEIYGFGAQAQARHKNFFGRFNEFSTNFQVAQHKQELSVGYANPLLFGTSFSFIPTAIRFEDRLTLNHEKINPPAYPDSIEERYEIINRGDLTFGITKNIRFRGTLDTRYVNKITDKMFKLKGEIALTFDYTDDYFNPTKGIRIAPTVGAGTNLNGDFGSLSMIGDPYSYGEVTANVYFPLFWTFNGALSGSVGKFFAKAIEDDARVFYQGGSRSVRGYRFRSIYASYESPDPDNEGETIINTGLTPRYLRFNEEIRWTFPWKSLRKWQIVQFYDWAYVTDEDPQYKEARDESLGLGIRYRWQFLTFRLDYAFKKNLTNWNTESFHWGRFAFDLSQTF, from the coding sequence ATGAAGAAATTGATTTTCCTGGTATTCGCCCTTGTGCTTATGGTTTTCGCCGAAGAACCTGATAAGAATCCTTGGTATGTCCATATTAGCGGCAATAAGGTATTCTCCAGCTATCAGATTGAAGAACAGCTGGATACCCCCGCAAAATTTGGCCAGATGGACACCACCAAGCAAGACTTCATCATGCGTCTTTCCATGGAAAACGTAAGGGCACTATACTACACCATGGGATACTTCAGTTCCGAAATCACCCTGGATATCCAAAGGGACTTCATCAGTTCCAATGTGGTGCAACGCGGATACTACATCTACATTCGCGATGGCGAACGTTATCGTTTCGGAGGCGTAGAAGTGAAGGTTCCCGAGGACAGCCGTGTGGAACTTGACACCACTGGATTGAATACAGCCCAGGACCGCTACTACAGCCATGAAGAAATCGCAGAAGACCTGCAAACCCTCCAGAACGCCTTCCGTGCAGAAGGTTATCTCCATGCATATGTTTCCTCTACAGAGTACATCGATACCACTAGCAGAAAAATCCGCGTAGAATTTTCCGTAGATGCTGGCCCGAAAGTGATGATGGGCGGTGTGATCAGTGAAACCCGCCGCACCACAGGCCCCGGCAACAAGGATAGCGTATCCGACGCAGGCCTTACAGATACCGCCTGGCTATCATCCCTCTGGAGAATCAAGCCCGGTGAAGTCATTGACGGTAACCAGTACAATTCCTTCAAGTCCAAGCTATTCTCTACCCAGCTGTTCACGCAAATCAAGCTCACGGATTCCCTGAGAGCCGATGGCCTGTCCGACGTTCATGTGAAGGTAACGGAACGTGTTCCTGGAGACACCCGCTATGGATTCTTCTATGAAGAAATCTATGGATTTGGCGCACAGGCTCAAGCTAGACACAAGAATTTCTTCGGGCGTTTCAATGAATTCTCCACAAATTTTCAGGTGGCACAGCACAAGCAGGAATTATCCGTCGGTTACGCCAACCCGTTACTTTTCGGTACGTCTTTCAGCTTCATCCCCACGGCAATCCGTTTCGAAGACCGTCTGACCCTAAATCACGAAAAGATCAACCCGCCCGCCTACCCCGACAGTATTGAAGAACGTTACGAAATTATCAACCGAGGCGACCTTACCTTCGGCATTACCAAGAATATTCGTTTCCGTGGCACGTTGGACACCCGCTACGTGAACAAGATTACCGACAAGATGTTCAAGCTGAAGGGCGAAATCGCCTTGACCTTCGACTATACGGACGACTACTTCAACCCCACCAAGGGTATCCGAATTGCCCCCACAGTTGGCGCAGGAACCAACCTGAATGGTGATTTCGGATCGTTGAGCATGATTGGAGACCCCTACTCGTACGGAGAAGTTACCGCAAACGTGTACTTCCCCTTATTCTGGACATTTAACGGAGCCTTAAGCGGAAGCGTAGGCAAGTTCTTCGCCAAGGCCATCGAAGACGACGCCCGTGTATTCTACCAGGGCGGTTCCAGGTCTGTACGCGGCTATCGCTTCCGCAGCATTTACGCTAGTTATGAATCACCGGATCCCGATAATGAAGGCGAAACCATCATCAACACGGGTCTGACACCGCGTTATCTAAGATTTAATGAAGAAATTCGCTGGACGTTCCCCTGGAAGAGTCTGCGCAAATGGCAAATTGTTCAATTCTACGACTGGGCTTACGTCACAGATGAAGACCCCCAGTACAAAGAAGCGCGTGACGAAAGTTTAGGCTTAGGTATCCGTTACCGTTGGCAATTCCTGACCTTCCGTCTGGATTATGCTTTCAAGAAGAATTTGACGAACTGGAATACAGAATCCTTCCACTGGGGACGATTCGCCTTCGACCTTTCACAGACGTTCTAA
- a CDS encoding ABC transporter ATP-binding protein codes for MTAIKLDKVSFRYPGVSKWALSEVSLKIPQGSFYALLGPNGAGKTTMLRLLCGRFSCFRGTVQIADAYRAKNGFLNPECYGVLLENPGIYPKLSIQEYVEYFLGFYGFGDSAYKKKCNSKERIETLAQKLELPDLSTKMSALSLGNRQKVQLLRTLAPCPKLLILDEPVANLDPMSREAVWHLIAQWRKQEGGTAIVCSHILAEMETEATDFAIIDKGTVLKQGRVSELASDNGAFQLELPQNVTEEQVRAALKQAGLLDVHISQAKSSLSELYRNTVQ; via the coding sequence ATGACAGCAATCAAGCTTGATAAAGTTTCCTTTCGCTATCCGGGCGTCAGCAAATGGGCGCTTTCTGAGGTGTCCCTAAAGATTCCTCAGGGAAGTTTCTATGCCTTGCTTGGCCCCAATGGCGCTGGGAAAACAACCATGCTACGATTGCTTTGTGGTCGTTTCTCATGCTTTCGTGGAACTGTTCAGATTGCCGATGCCTATAGGGCTAAGAATGGCTTTCTAAATCCAGAATGTTACGGCGTCCTGCTGGAAAATCCGGGCATTTATCCCAAGCTTTCTATTCAGGAATATGTGGAATACTTTCTGGGCTTTTATGGCTTTGGCGATTCTGCCTACAAAAAGAAATGCAATTCCAAGGAACGTATAGAAACCCTGGCCCAAAAACTTGAATTGCCTGATTTATCCACGAAAATGTCTGCTCTTTCTCTTGGCAATCGCCAGAAGGTGCAGCTGCTTCGCACTTTGGCGCCCTGTCCCAAATTGCTGATTCTTGATGAACCTGTGGCCAATCTGGATCCTATGTCCCGTGAGGCTGTGTGGCATCTGATTGCCCAGTGGCGTAAGCAGGAAGGCGGTACTGCCATTGTCTGCTCCCATATCCTTGCCGAAATGGAAACGGAGGCAACGGACTTTGCAATCATCGATAAAGGTACTGTCCTAAAACAGGGCCGCGTATCGGAACTTGCTAGTGATAATGGTGCGTTCCAATTGGAACTGCCCCAGAATGTCACGGAAGAGCAAGTACGAGCCGCCCTAAAACAGGCTGGACTTCTGGATGTCCACATTTCACAGGCCAAGTCTAGCCTGTCCGAATTATACCGTAATACGGTTCAATAA